One window of Gloeothece citriformis PCC 7424 genomic DNA carries:
- a CDS encoding ATP-binding protein, with amino-acid sequence MIAISLSSAQPKWSTMSFASTLYLCPVLDLLLANIPSELQPEIRLGLQEALVNAAKHGNKLDPSKTVVVQFSVTKEGYFWVISDQGSGFSPHSNPGCACEGHGFPDLPPEEAESGRGLCILHQIFDQVHWNHQGTQLKLSKQIRKGKRQPLLN; translated from the coding sequence GTGATCGCTATTTCACTCTCTTCCGCTCAACCTAAGTGGAGTACAATGAGTTTCGCTTCAACCCTCTACCTTTGCCCAGTATTAGATTTACTGCTGGCAAATATTCCTTCCGAATTGCAGCCAGAAATAAGGTTAGGATTACAAGAGGCGCTCGTGAATGCAGCTAAACACGGTAATAAATTAGATCCAAGCAAAACAGTGGTGGTTCAATTTTCTGTCACCAAAGAAGGATACTTTTGGGTAATTTCTGACCAAGGGTCTGGATTTTCCCCCCATTCTAACCCAGGATGTGCTTGTGAGGGTCATGGGTTTCCCGATTTACCCCCAGAAGAAGCAGAAAGTGGGAGAGGATTATGTATCCTGCACCAGATATTTGACCAAGTTCACTGGAATCATCAAGGAACTCAATTAAAATTGTCTAAACAAATCAGAAAAGGGAAGCGTCAACCCTTGTTAAATTAA
- the rlmD gene encoding 23S rRNA (uracil(1939)-C(5))-methyltransferase RlmD encodes MRKQGDLIEIEITDLSSNGDGVGRIEQIVVFVPDTVPGDRVLVRIIRCKKQYADGQLYQLIKPSPYRIRPRCIVADKCGGCQWQHIEDDYQRKAKHHQVIQTLERIGGFSNPPVAPIIPEGTVEGLTSLHYRNKATYPLAKSANGQVKAGYYRRHSHQLVNLNQCPVQDSRLNPLLAEIKGDIEQQGWTIYDEKPHQGQLRHLSLRIGRRTGEILLTLVTTDENLPNIEKQAQIWSQRYPNLVGVCLNYNPHRTNVIFGEKTRAISGRPYLREIFAGLEFQLRPETFFQINTQAAEILLGVIFDTLELKGNETLIDAYCGIGTFTLPLAQRVGRAIGIEVYRSSTIQAQENAKLNRLLNVSFIPGAVETVLPQLDLIPDIILLDPPRKGCDKTVIETLLKLKPSRLVYISCQPATLARDLKLLCSDGSYNLTGVQPVDFFPQTSHVESVAFISHQSLNMI; translated from the coding sequence ATGAGAAAACAAGGCGATCTCATTGAAATAGAAATAACTGATCTCAGCAGTAACGGAGATGGGGTAGGACGCATTGAGCAAATTGTGGTATTTGTTCCTGATACAGTTCCCGGAGATCGGGTTTTAGTGCGGATCATTCGCTGCAAGAAACAATATGCTGATGGACAACTCTATCAATTAATTAAACCCTCTCCCTATCGAATTCGTCCTCGTTGTATCGTGGCTGATAAATGTGGCGGCTGTCAATGGCAACATATAGAAGATGACTATCAAAGAAAAGCAAAACACCATCAAGTGATTCAAACTTTAGAGAGAATTGGCGGCTTTTCTAACCCTCCTGTTGCTCCTATTATCCCAGAGGGAACAGTGGAAGGTTTAACCTCCCTTCACTATCGCAATAAAGCCACTTATCCCCTAGCAAAATCAGCCAATGGACAAGTTAAAGCCGGATATTATCGTCGTCATAGTCATCAACTTGTTAACCTCAATCAATGTCCTGTGCAAGACTCCCGCTTAAATCCTCTCTTAGCAGAAATTAAAGGGGATATTGAACAACAAGGATGGACAATTTATGATGAAAAACCCCATCAAGGACAATTACGCCATCTCAGTCTACGCATAGGACGACGCACCGGTGAAATTTTACTGACTTTGGTAACAACTGATGAGAATTTACCCAACATCGAAAAACAAGCTCAAATCTGGTCACAACGCTACCCGAATTTAGTCGGAGTCTGTCTCAATTACAATCCTCATCGGACTAATGTCATCTTTGGAGAAAAAACCCGCGCCATCTCAGGCCGGCCTTATTTACGAGAAATTTTTGCCGGACTTGAGTTTCAGTTGCGGCCAGAAACCTTTTTTCAAATTAATACTCAAGCCGCAGAAATTTTATTAGGGGTAATTTTTGATACACTAGAATTAAAGGGCAATGAAACCCTAATTGATGCTTACTGTGGCATTGGTACGTTTACATTACCTTTAGCTCAACGAGTCGGACGAGCGATCGGCATCGAAGTTTATAGATCTTCTACTATCCAAGCTCAAGAAAATGCCAAACTCAACAGACTCTTAAATGTTTCTTTTATCCCTGGAGCAGTCGAAACTGTACTCCCTCAATTAGATCTTATTCCCGATATTATCTTGCTCGATCCTCCTCGCAAAGGATGCGACAAAACTGTTATTGAGACTCTCTTGAAACTTAAACCTTCCCGTCTCGTCTACATTAGTTGTCAACCGGCAACTTTAGCCAGAGATCTTAAATTACTCTGCTCAGATGGCAGCTATAACTTAACTGGCGTTCAACCTGTAGATTTTTTTCCCCAAACCTCCCATGTTGAATCTGTTGCTTTCATTAGTCATCAATCCCTCAATATGATATGA
- the iscB gene encoding RNA-guided endonuclease IscB — protein MSNFVFVLDTNKRRLNPVHPREARLMLNQGKAAVFRKYPFTIILKESCPDVLVQDLELLLDPGSKVTGIAIKQGNKVLFGAEVQHRGQQIRDALLSRRQLRRGRRNRKTRYRQPRFLNRTRPSGWLAPSLQHRVLTTLTWVRKFIRLAPIASLAQELVRFDLQLMQNSEVSGVEYQRGELQGYEVREYLLEKWNRRCAYCSVENVPFEVEHIQPKSKGGSERVSNLTIACHDCNQSKGNQDIRDFLSSKSDLLNHVLKQAKSPLKDAAAVNSTRWALFNALKATGLPVTTGTGGQTKFNRTRLNLPKAHWTDAACVGRIDSLLILTSKPLLIAAKGHGTRQMCRTDKYGFPSRYVPRNKFVKGFQTGDIVKAIVEKGKKIGQYVGRVAVRSTGSFNISTNNGLVQGISHKYCSIIHRKDGYNYGFCHDAEFIQRVVLPPRVKTSRFPYSRRFLDEKTRRSH, from the coding sequence ATGTCGAATTTTGTTTTTGTGCTTGATACCAATAAAAGGAGGTTGAACCCTGTCCATCCTAGGGAAGCGCGTTTAATGCTGAACCAGGGAAAGGCTGCGGTATTTAGAAAATATCCATTTACCATCATCCTGAAAGAATCTTGTCCCGATGTCCTCGTTCAAGACTTGGAACTCTTATTAGACCCAGGCTCTAAGGTGACAGGGATCGCCATCAAACAAGGTAACAAAGTTCTTTTTGGTGCTGAGGTACAACACCGGGGACAGCAAATCAGGGATGCTTTGCTATCTCGTCGTCAATTGCGACGGGGACGACGCAATCGCAAAACTCGTTATCGTCAACCTCGATTCTTGAATCGGACTCGTCCTAGCGGTTGGCTGGCTCCAAGTTTGCAGCATCGCGTTTTAACAACCCTCACTTGGGTTCGCAAATTTATTCGACTTGCACCAATTGCAAGTCTTGCTCAAGAGTTGGTCAGATTCGATCTACAACTGATGCAAAACTCGGAAGTCTCAGGTGTTGAGTATCAGCGAGGAGAATTGCAAGGCTACGAAGTTCGAGAATATTTGCTCGAAAAGTGGAATCGTCGCTGTGCTTACTGCTCAGTGGAAAACGTTCCATTTGAGGTTGAGCATATCCAGCCAAAATCAAAGGGTGGTTCTGAGCGCGTATCAAACCTCACGATTGCTTGTCACGACTGCAATCAAAGCAAAGGAAATCAGGATATTCGAGACTTTTTATCAAGCAAGTCTGACCTGTTGAACCATGTTCTCAAACAAGCAAAATCCCCGCTCAAAGATGCCGCAGCAGTCAACTCTACCCGATGGGCATTGTTCAATGCTCTGAAAGCAACTGGACTACCAGTAACGACAGGAACAGGTGGGCAAACCAAGTTCAACCGCACTCGACTCAACCTACCTAAAGCGCATTGGACCGATGCCGCGTGTGTTGGACGAATTGATTCACTCTTAATCCTGACCTCAAAACCGTTGCTGATTGCAGCGAAAGGGCATGGAACTAGACAAATGTGTCGTACTGACAAATACGGTTTTCCTTCCCGATATGTCCCCAGAAACAAATTTGTAAAAGGTTTTCAGACCGGTGACATCGTTAAAGCAATTGTAGAGAAGGGTAAAAAGATCGGTCAGTATGTTGGTCGGGTGGCAGTACGTTCAACTGGCAGTTTTAATATCTCGACTAATAATGGCTTAGTTCAAGGGATTAGCCATAAATATTGTTCGATTATTCACAGAAAGGATGGTTACAATTATGGGTTTTGTCATGACGCTGAATTTATTCAGCGTGTCGTACTTCCTCCGCGAGTTAAAACGTCGCGGTTTCCGTACTCCCGGAGGTTTTTAGATGAGAAAACAAGGCGATCTCATTGA
- the dprA gene encoding DNA-processing protein DprA translates to MVIERAYWLAWSQISGIGPVLLKRIHQHFKTLEGAWKASTTDLKMVEGLGKQLLSAIAEKRAQLEPEKFLQQHLEKNPNFWTPADPEYPRLLWEIPSPPPVLYYRGQVNLEENQGITPTIAIVGTRHPTEHGRRWTHKITATLAQHGFTVVSGMAAGIDGQAHRTCIQTGGRTLAVLGTGIDVVYPSSHRQLHQQIQQQGLVLSEYAVGTRVDRSNFPARNRIIAGLCRAILVMEAPQKSGSLITARYANEFGRDVYILPNSPEVEQAKGCLKLLHQGAEVIIEEEELLAGLGAIPKIDTEKQLSIFEQVSSKPTPQLEPQLAQVFEAVGIEATPFDLIVQQTGLSTGEVSGILLQLELLGIVSQLPGMRYQRV, encoded by the coding sequence TTGGTCATTGAACGCGCCTACTGGTTAGCTTGGTCGCAAATTTCAGGGATAGGGCCAGTATTATTAAAACGAATTCATCAGCATTTTAAAACCTTAGAGGGAGCTTGGAAAGCATCGACAACAGACTTAAAAATGGTTGAGGGGTTAGGTAAACAACTTTTAAGCGCGATCGCTGAAAAACGCGCACAACTTGAGCCGGAAAAATTTCTGCAACAACACTTAGAAAAAAACCCTAATTTTTGGACTCCTGCCGATCCCGAATATCCCCGACTCCTCTGGGAAATTCCCAGCCCTCCCCCAGTCTTATATTATCGAGGCCAAGTCAACCTAGAAGAAAATCAAGGCATTACACCGACGATCGCAATTGTGGGAACTCGTCATCCTACAGAACATGGTCGTCGATGGACTCACAAAATTACTGCAACCTTAGCTCAACATGGGTTTACCGTTGTTTCTGGGATGGCCGCCGGCATTGATGGACAAGCTCATCGGACTTGTATTCAAACCGGCGGACGGACTCTTGCGGTGTTGGGAACTGGGATAGATGTGGTTTATCCTTCTAGTCATCGTCAACTCCATCAACAAATTCAGCAACAAGGATTAGTATTAAGTGAATATGCGGTAGGAACAAGGGTCGATCGAAGTAACTTTCCTGCCCGTAATCGCATTATTGCGGGGTTATGTCGTGCTATCTTGGTTATGGAAGCTCCGCAAAAATCAGGGTCGTTAATTACTGCCCGTTATGCCAATGAATTTGGCCGTGATGTTTATATTCTGCCGAATTCTCCAGAAGTAGAACAAGCAAAAGGATGTTTAAAATTGCTCCATCAGGGGGCAGAAGTGATTATAGAAGAAGAGGAATTATTAGCCGGTTTAGGAGCAATTCCTAAAATAGATACAGAAAAACAGTTATCGATTTTTGAGCAAGTCTCCTCTAAACCCACCCCACAACTAGAGCCTCAATTAGCCCAAGTGTTTGAGGCGGTGGGCATTGAAGCAACGCCTTTTGATTTAATTGTTCAACAAACGGGGTTATCTACCGGGGAAGTTTCAGGAATTTTATTACAGTTAGAGTTATTAGGGATAGTTTCTCAGTTGCCGGGGATGAGATATCAAAGAGTTTAA
- a CDS encoding prepilin-type N-terminal cleavage/methylation domain-containing protein, whose amino-acid sequence MTKQENLGYTLTELMLTIIILSILLAIVLPLFSQVVGNVRLKLAILTLAQYWKITRFDAMGNGTTPHTLCMNDTNEGVQVAKILGNNCQTITSWNFLAKGVSIDRANSTLRTQASVAGNGGRIYRVSWADTDAGLGGSWGQLGRLVLIADGTSAKKCLFLFNVDGSWDIREDKKCNKR is encoded by the coding sequence ATGACTAAACAAGAAAATTTGGGTTACACTCTCACTGAATTGATGCTGACTATCATTATTCTAAGTATTTTGCTAGCTATAGTGTTGCCGTTATTCTCCCAAGTTGTAGGAAATGTCCGATTAAAACTTGCTATTTTGACTTTAGCCCAATATTGGAAAATAACAAGATTTGATGCAATGGGTAATGGCACAACTCCCCATACCTTATGTATGAATGATACGAATGAAGGGGTTCAAGTTGCTAAAATTTTAGGAAATAATTGTCAGACAATTACGTCATGGAATTTTCTCGCTAAGGGAGTAAGTATTGATCGGGCTAATTCTACCTTACGGACTCAAGCCTCTGTCGCCGGAAATGGAGGAAGAATTTATCGAGTCAGTTGGGCTGATACTGATGCTGGACTAGGAGGATCTTGGGGACAATTAGGCCGTCTCGTTCTTATTGCTGATGGAACTTCTGCTAAAAAGTGTTTGTTTTTGTTTAATGTAGATGGAAGTTGGGATATTCGAGAAGATAAAAAATGTAATAAAAGATAA
- a CDS encoding LysR family transcriptional regulator, translated as MIQATLHQLRVFEATARHGSFTKAAEELYITQPTVSSQVKQLTKAIGLPLFEQIGKRLYLTEAGKELLNTCQDVFDRLDNFEMKIADLKGTKQGTLRLGVITTTKYFVPRLLGEFCEHYPGIDISLQVTNHQQLHQRMLNNEDDLYILSQLPEDVELHSEAFLENPLVVIARKDHPLAKKSRIPITDLNGEPFIMRETGSGTRHAALKLFNQHKVSVKVRLELGSNEAIKQAIAGGLGISVLSKHTLSCASNELTILDVDHFPIERWWYVGYLSGKQLSVIARTFLQFLIEETKDMGVPNFSRNGNNLIAV; from the coding sequence TTGATACAGGCAACCCTACATCAGCTAAGAGTGTTCGAGGCAACTGCCCGTCACGGAAGCTTTACTAAAGCAGCAGAGGAGTTATACATCACTCAACCCACTGTCTCTAGTCAAGTTAAACAACTCACTAAAGCCATTGGCTTACCCCTATTTGAACAAATTGGGAAACGTCTTTATTTGACAGAAGCCGGCAAAGAGTTATTGAACACTTGTCAAGATGTTTTTGACAGACTCGATAACTTTGAGATGAAAATTGCTGACTTAAAAGGGACAAAACAGGGAACTCTGCGTTTAGGAGTCATTACCACGACAAAATATTTTGTTCCTCGACTGTTGGGTGAGTTTTGTGAACACTATCCGGGAATCGATATTTCCCTACAAGTGACCAACCATCAACAATTACACCAGAGAATGCTCAATAATGAGGATGACTTATACATTTTAAGTCAACTTCCGGAGGATGTAGAACTTCATAGTGAGGCATTTTTAGAGAATCCTTTAGTCGTTATTGCCAGAAAAGATCATCCCCTAGCCAAAAAATCTAGAATTCCTATTACTGATCTTAATGGAGAACCGTTTATTATGCGTGAAACCGGTTCTGGCACTCGTCATGCTGCCTTAAAATTATTTAATCAGCATAAGGTTTCTGTAAAAGTGCGTCTAGAACTTGGGAGTAATGAAGCGATTAAACAAGCGATCGCCGGAGGTTTAGGAATTTCTGTATTATCTAAACATACTCTCAGTTGTGCTAGTAATGAACTGACTATTTTAGATGTTGACCATTTTCCCATTGAACGCTGGTGGTATGTGGGCTACTTGTCTGGTAAACAATTGTCAGTCATTGCTAGAACTTTTTTACAGTTTCTTATTGAAGAAACTAAAGATATGGGAGTTCCTAATTTTTCCAGAAATGGGAATAATTTAATTGCTGTTTAA
- the ftsH2 gene encoding ATP-dependent zinc metalloprotease FtsH2 — MKISWRTILLWTIPLLVVGFFLWQGTFTPASSMIGNNTASTRMTYGRFLEYVEAGRVLSVDLYEGGRTAIVQAVDPLIENQVQRLRVDLPSNSPELISKLTERGVSLDVHPIRNDGALWGFLGNLLFPILLIAALFFLFRRSSNIPGGPGQAMSFGKSRARFQMEAKTGIMFDDVAGIDEAKEELQEIVTFLKQPEKFTAVGARIPKGVLLVGPPGTGKTLLAKAIAGEAGVPFFSISGSEFVEMFVGVGASRVRDLFKKAKENAPCLIFIDEIDAVGRQRGAGIGGGNDEREQTLNQLLTEMDGFEGNTGIIIIAATNRPDVLDSALMRPGRFDRQVIVDAPDVKGRLAILEVHARNKKLAPEVVLDAIARRTPGFSGADLANLLNEAAILTARRRKEAITMLEIDDAIDRVIAGMEGTPLVDSKSKRLIAYHEVGHAIVGTLLKDHDPVQKVTLIPRGQAQGLTWFTPNEEQGLITKAQIMARIAGAMGGRAAEEEIFGYDEVTTGAGGDLQQVTEMARQMVTRFGMSDLGPLSLESQNGEVFLGAGLMTRAEYSEKVATRIDDQVRAIIEHGHQMARQIIRDNREVIDRMVDLLIEKETIDGKEFRQIVCEYTNVPEKEQLLPLL, encoded by the coding sequence ATGAAAATTTCTTGGAGAACAATCCTACTCTGGACAATACCCCTGCTAGTCGTCGGGTTTTTCCTGTGGCAAGGAACATTTACCCCCGCCAGCAGCATGATAGGGAATAACACCGCCAGTACCCGCATGACCTACGGACGCTTTTTAGAATATGTAGAAGCCGGACGGGTTCTATCGGTCGATCTCTATGAAGGGGGACGAACCGCGATCGTGCAAGCTGTCGATCCACTGATTGAAAATCAAGTCCAACGGTTGCGGGTAGATTTACCCTCTAATTCTCCAGAATTAATCTCTAAGTTGACCGAAAGAGGAGTTAGCTTAGATGTGCATCCCATACGCAATGATGGCGCATTATGGGGATTTTTAGGCAACTTACTCTTTCCTATACTCCTGATAGCTGCCCTATTCTTCCTCTTCCGCCGGTCTAGCAATATCCCCGGTGGACCCGGTCAAGCGATGAGTTTTGGGAAATCTCGCGCCCGTTTCCAAATGGAAGCCAAAACCGGCATTATGTTTGATGATGTGGCCGGCATTGACGAAGCGAAAGAAGAATTACAAGAAATTGTTACCTTCCTCAAACAGCCAGAAAAATTCACCGCCGTTGGGGCAAGAATTCCGAAAGGGGTGTTATTAGTCGGGCCTCCCGGAACCGGTAAAACTTTATTAGCCAAAGCGATCGCCGGAGAAGCCGGTGTCCCTTTCTTTAGCATTTCTGGATCTGAATTCGTCGAAATGTTTGTCGGGGTAGGGGCTTCAAGAGTCAGAGATTTATTTAAAAAGGCTAAAGAAAATGCTCCCTGTTTAATTTTTATCGATGAAATTGACGCAGTCGGTCGTCAACGGGGCGCAGGAATTGGTGGCGGAAACGATGAACGGGAACAAACCTTAAACCAACTCTTAACGGAAATGGATGGGTTTGAAGGCAATACCGGCATTATCATTATTGCAGCGACCAACCGTCCTGATGTTTTAGACTCTGCTTTAATGCGTCCGGGACGGTTTGACCGTCAAGTGATTGTGGATGCTCCCGATGTTAAAGGACGTTTAGCCATTTTAGAAGTTCACGCCCGCAATAAAAAACTAGCCCCAGAAGTCGTCTTAGATGCGATCGCCCGTCGGACTCCTGGGTTTAGCGGGGCAGACTTAGCCAACTTACTCAACGAGGCCGCTATTCTCACCGCCCGTCGTCGCAAAGAAGCCATTACCATGTTAGAAATTGACGATGCTATCGACCGGGTAATTGCGGGAATGGAAGGAACTCCCCTAGTTGATAGTAAGAGTAAGCGCTTAATTGCTTATCATGAAGTCGGTCATGCGATCGTCGGGACATTGTTAAAAGATCACGATCCGGTGCAAAAAGTGACCTTAATTCCGAGGGGACAAGCACAAGGATTAACTTGGTTTACCCCCAATGAAGAACAAGGCTTAATCACCAAAGCCCAAATTATGGCCCGCATAGCCGGGGCGATGGGAGGTCGTGCCGCAGAAGAGGAAATCTTTGGCTATGATGAAGTGACGACCGGTGCCGGTGGAGACTTACAACAAGTGACCGAAATGGCACGTCAGATGGTCACTCGTTTCGGGATGAGTGATTTAGGGCCGTTATCCTTAGAAAGTCAAAACGGAGAAGTCTTTTTAGGGGCGGGGTTAATGACTCGCGCGGAATATTCGGAAAAGGTGGCTACCCGCATTGACGATCAAGTCCGGGCAATCATCGAACATGGTCATCAAATGGCTAGACAGATTATTCGAGATAATCGTGAAGTTATTGACCGGATGGTGGATTTATTAATCGAGAAAGAAACCATCGACGGTAAAGAATTCCGTCAGATTGTCTGTGAATATACGAATGTTCCTGAAAAAGAGCAATTACTTCCTCTGCTGTAA
- a CDS encoding ParA family protein gives MKKPNPSPNAVENSAKILAIVNGKGGVGKTTTAVNLASIWGEKQNVLLVDADPQGSATWWVDRSPQGMDFDLSQETNTKLLGDLRQIKTYNLIVIDTPPALRSEVLTTVMKASDYIILPTPAAAMDLSALIETVQTAVMPLGVAYRVLLTKVDSRSLKETLEAQNTLLELGIPVCHAFVRNYKAHERAVLEGVSVKDWRGKNAQEASADYRRVADELKRDWSK, from the coding sequence ATGAAAAAACCAAACCCCTCCCCCAATGCCGTAGAAAACTCCGCCAAAATTCTGGCGATCGTTAATGGTAAAGGAGGAGTGGGAAAAACGACGACGGCGGTTAATCTCGCCTCAATTTGGGGAGAAAAACAAAATGTCTTATTAGTCGATGCCGATCCTCAAGGTTCAGCGACTTGGTGGGTAGATCGATCGCCTCAAGGAATGGATTTTGATCTATCCCAAGAAACAAACACTAAACTCCTAGGGGATTTGCGCCAAATTAAAACCTATAATCTAATTGTCATCGATACCCCACCCGCCCTAAGATCAGAAGTTTTAACCACTGTCATGAAAGCATCGGATTATATTATCTTACCGACTCCTGCCGCCGCGATGGATCTCAGTGCGTTAATAGAAACAGTACAGACCGCAGTGATGCCGTTAGGGGTCGCTTATCGGGTATTGTTAACTAAGGTAGACTCCCGCAGTCTCAAAGAAACCTTAGAAGCTCAAAACACACTCTTAGAATTAGGCATCCCTGTCTGTCATGCGTTTGTGAGAAACTATAAAGCCCATGAACGGGCAGTTTTAGAGGGAGTTTCGGTGAAAGACTGGCGGGGGAAAAATGCCCAAGAAGCCTCGGCAGACTATCGCCGGGTAGCAGATGAACTAAAAAGAGATTGGAGTAAATAA
- a CDS encoding phage holin family protein gives MLGSLLTLLATALSLLIVDIIFPGVRLANFPAALIAAGAIGVVNASVRPVISFFSLPLNFLSLGAFSLVVNGLCFWLASILVPGFRVSGLIAFILSPVILSLVNTFLTNYFVERFPETMNQPKISGTTNKQITE, from the coding sequence ATGTTAGGAAGTTTATTAACTTTGTTAGCGACTGCCCTAAGCTTATTAATTGTTGATATTATTTTTCCTGGGGTAAGATTAGCTAATTTTCCGGCGGCTTTAATTGCTGCGGGTGCAATTGGAGTGGTTAATGCTTCTGTTCGTCCGGTAATCTCTTTTTTCTCGTTACCCCTTAACTTTCTCAGTTTAGGCGCATTTTCTTTAGTGGTTAATGGTCTATGTTTTTGGTTAGCTTCAATTCTTGTTCCTGGCTTTAGAGTTAGTGGTCTTATTGCCTTTATTCTCTCGCCGGTTATCCTATCATTAGTCAATACATTTTTAACGAATTATTTTGTCGAAAGATTCCCCGAAACGATGAATCAACCCAAAATTTCTGGGACTACCAATAAGCAAATTACTGAATAG
- a CDS encoding YqaE/Pmp3 family membrane protein — translation MKLLQIILAIVLPPLGVYLATGISTTLIINVLLTLLGWLPGSIHALWIISKQSEPYNV, via the coding sequence ATGAAACTCTTGCAAATTATTCTAGCTATTGTTCTGCCCCCTTTAGGAGTCTATCTAGCAACCGGTATCAGCACTACTCTTATCATTAACGTCTTACTGACTTTATTAGGTTGGTTACCCGGCTCAATTCATGCGTTGTGGATTATTTCTAAGCAATCAGAACCTTATAATGTTTAG
- the chrA gene encoding chromate efflux transporter — translation MNTPSENRLIQLARVFFKLGIIGFGGPAAHIAMMEDEVVTRRAWLGRSQFLDLVGATNLIPGPNSTEMAIHIGYVYGRLPGLIIAGICFILPAVLITGVFAWLYKSYGNVPEFYPLLYGIKPVVIAIIFNALWKLGKKAVKTRRLLFIGIGVVLLCLLGINEIVALLIGGIVGMLWIVMLPPKATTSMIIGGLGFNLALVSSTSATTSLVTPNLWQLGLFFLKIGSVLFGSGYVLFAFLEGQLVGEYQWLTQQQLIDAIAVGQFTPGPVLSTSTFIGYQILGIPGAIVATLGIFFPSFIFVLILNPLIPKLRQSKWTGAFLDAVNVSAVALMVVVTFNLTGAVILKTSGRLPIDIVAILIAAIAAILLLRYKINSAWLVLGGAVIGWIIKLNL, via the coding sequence ATGAATACTCCCTCAGAAAACCGTCTGATACAATTAGCTAGGGTTTTCTTCAAACTCGGTATTATCGGGTTTGGGGGGCCTGCGGCACATATTGCTATGATGGAAGATGAAGTCGTCACCCGTCGCGCTTGGTTAGGACGATCGCAATTTCTCGATTTAGTGGGGGCAACTAACCTAATTCCTGGCCCCAACTCTACAGAAATGGCCATTCATATAGGCTATGTTTATGGAAGATTGCCGGGATTAATAATTGCGGGTATTTGTTTTATTTTACCGGCTGTTTTGATTACAGGAGTTTTTGCTTGGTTGTATAAAAGTTATGGAAATGTCCCAGAATTTTACCCTTTACTTTATGGCATTAAACCGGTGGTTATCGCTATTATTTTTAATGCTTTGTGGAAATTAGGAAAAAAAGCGGTTAAAACTCGTCGATTGTTATTCATAGGAATTGGAGTAGTTCTATTATGTTTATTAGGAATTAATGAAATTGTTGCTTTATTAATTGGGGGAATTGTGGGAATGCTTTGGATTGTCATGCTGCCTCCTAAAGCAACTACATCTATGATTATTGGAGGCTTAGGATTTAATCTTGCCCTGGTTAGTTCCACCTCCGCAACTACATCTTTAGTCACCCCTAATCTATGGCAATTGGGGTTATTTTTTCTCAAAATAGGTAGTGTTTTATTTGGGAGTGGTTATGTCTTATTTGCTTTTTTAGAAGGGCAATTAGTCGGGGAATATCAATGGTTAACTCAACAACAATTAATCGATGCGATCGCAGTTGGGCAATTTACCCCCGGTCCGGTGTTATCTACCTCTACCTTTATTGGCTATCAAATCTTAGGGATTCCTGGGGCAATTGTCGCTACCCTTGGTATTTTTTTCCCTTCTTTTATCTTTGTTTTAATTCTTAATCCCCTCATTCCTAAACTAAGACAATCAAAATGGACAGGGGCTTTTTTAGATGCAGTTAATGTTAGTGCAGTGGCTTTAATGGTAGTAGTTACCTTCAATTTAACTGGGGCGGTTATCCTGAAAACGTCGGGAAGATTACCGATTGATATAGTTGCGATTTTAATCGCTGCTATTGCTGCTATTTTATTACTACGATATAAAATTAATTCCGCTTGGTTAGTTTTAGGAGGTGCGGTGATTGGTTGGATAATTAAACTTAACCTTTAA